The Cupriavidus sp. EM10 genome includes a region encoding these proteins:
- a CDS encoding putative phosphothreonine lyase domain-containg protein, which produces MHTAAPSLQSFASDENTGKWCIFRSEHEIDQSWTTIRALAAQEKILVAKVSTAIGRRYHDGHVICIYTRNWNDHADLMIVRDVLRAAGFTEELGYKRDIDTIQRIYGTDEWYVRA; this is translated from the coding sequence ATGCACACGGCAGCACCGTCGCTGCAGTCCTTCGCATCCGATGAAAACACCGGGAAGTGGTGCATTTTCCGCTCTGAGCATGAGATCGACCAGTCATGGACAACAATCAGAGCGCTTGCCGCGCAGGAGAAAATCCTCGTTGCAAAAGTATCGACGGCGATTGGCCGCCGTTACCACGATGGCCATGTCATCTGTATCTACACACGAAACTGGAATGATCATGCGGACCTCATGATCGTACGCGACGTCCTTCGCGCGGCTGGTTTCACGGAGGAACTTGGCTACAAGCGAGATATCGACACCATTCAACGCATCTATGGGACGGACGAATGGTATGTGAGAGCCTGA
- a CDS encoding DUF433 domain-containing protein, giving the protein MSATGNELTGFSISEVAFCAGLTDEATIHVVAAQVLSQGLVSLGEARRFAPIVSVFASFYASTNDDLSKTARLWIIASLLGQVLRRRDAADILSLRFDLCRSDIFDWRAPAPFSHVNLREVAHCVLERIVRLARATECVSVNPEVMGGIPVFAGTRLPIDTVATAKFAGASNEEIISTYPLLTPDLIEKAVIYQTAHPRRKRAPSLGELNPTWKVLSSKTVRGPIDV; this is encoded by the coding sequence ATGTCTGCCACCGGAAACGAACTAACAGGCTTCTCGATATCCGAGGTAGCTTTTTGCGCTGGGCTCACTGACGAGGCAACGATCCACGTCGTGGCGGCACAAGTGTTGTCTCAAGGCCTCGTGAGTCTTGGTGAAGCCAGGCGATTTGCGCCCATCGTAAGTGTCTTCGCCAGCTTTTACGCATCGACTAATGATGATTTGAGCAAGACGGCGCGTCTTTGGATTATTGCGTCCCTATTAGGTCAAGTGCTCCGCAGGCGGGATGCCGCTGACATCCTCTCACTGCGTTTCGACCTTTGCAGAAGTGACATCTTCGACTGGAGGGCTCCAGCGCCCTTCAGTCATGTGAATCTACGCGAGGTCGCTCACTGTGTATTGGAGCGCATCGTGCGACTAGCTCGGGCCACCGAATGTGTCTCTGTGAACCCCGAAGTTATGGGCGGAATCCCGGTCTTCGCGGGGACGCGTCTACCTATCGACACCGTAGCGACCGCAAAATTCGCCGGCGCTAGCAATGAGGAAATTATCAGTACATACCCGCTTCTCACTCCGGATCTGATCGAAAAAGCTGTGATCTATCAAACAGCACATCCCCGCCGCAAACGGGCCCCAAGCTTAGGCGAACTGAATCCAACGTGGAAAGTACTTAGTTCGAAGACCGTGCGCGGTCCGATTGACGTGTAA